The following are encoded in a window of Octopus sinensis linkage group LG23, ASM634580v1, whole genome shotgun sequence genomic DNA:
- the LOC115223538 gene encoding dehydrogenase/reductase SDR family member 11-like: MDKWVKRTALVTGASCGIGAAICRKLVKSGMNVVGCGRNVQRIQEISDELKGEAGSLLALKCDLNNESDILSMFGTIKSHYGGVDVCINNAGLAHAEPLLTGDTNKWREMFNVNVLALSICTRESFKSMTERNVMDGHFIHINSMSGHRVVDLPDLHFYSATKFAVTSLARGLRNELRRLESDIRVTSISPGLVDTEFASRLFPDRKEVPKRDFKILESGDVADAVLFALQVPKHCEINEIMMRPTKQGY, translated from the exons ATGGACAAATGGGTTAAACGGACAGCCTTGGTTACTGGGGCTTCGTGTGGTATTGGTGCCGCTATATGCAGAAAGTTGGTGAAGTCTGGCATGAATGTTGTTGGTTGCGGAAGAAATGTGCAGCGCATCCAA GAAATCTCTGATGAACTGAAAGGTGAAGCCGGTTCCTTGTTAGCCTTGAAATGTGACCTCAACAATGAGTCTGATATCCTGTCTATGTTTGGGACCATCAAGTCCCATTATGGAGGAGTGGATGTGTGCATCAACAATGCAGGACTGGCCCACGCTGAGCCACTGCTTACTGGGGACACTAACAAATGGCGGGAGATGTTCAAT GTGAATGTCTTGGCTCTTAGCATCTGTACAAGAGAATCTTTTAAATCCATGACGGAACGAAATGTGATGGATGGTCATTTCATCCACATAAATAG TATGTCTGGACACAGAGTGGTCGACTTACCAGATCTTCACTTCTACAGTGCAACTAAGTTTGCTGTGACCTCACTGGCCAGAGGACTCAGGAATGAGTTACGAAGACTCGAATCTGATATCAGAGTCACG tCCATCAGTCCAGGTTTAGTGGACACAGAATTTGCCTCTCGTCTATTTCCAGACAGAAAAGAAGTTCCAAAGAGAGATTTTAag ATTCTTGAATCTGGTGATGTAGCTGATGCAGTCCTGTTTGCACTTCAGGTACCCAAACACTGTGAG